One Mycobacterium kubicae genomic window carries:
- a CDS encoding IS481 family transposase, whose amino-acid sequence MVHANAVLTPRGRLMLARRVVDEGWPIVRAAEHFHVSWPTAKRWAVRYAAMGEAGMTDRSSRPHHSPNRTPPPVVRRIVELRWRHRLSPLAIASRLSMPASTVHAVLVRCRLNRLSYIDLRTGEVIRRYEHDRPGALLHVDVKKLGNIPDGGGWRFVGRAQGWQNRRSMPDTKRSRYRNELMGHGFVHTVIDDHSRVAYAEIHDDETAATAIAVLRRAVGWFAVRGVTVQRVLSDNGSCYRSHAWRHACAELHIVPKRTRPYRPQTNGKIERFHRTMTAEWAFARHYPNERTRRSALPAWLHTYNHHRQHSAIGKTPPITRLTNLPEHYS is encoded by the coding sequence GTGGTCCACGCTAACGCTGTTTTGACGCCTCGGGGTCGGTTGATGCTGGCTCGTCGTGTCGTTGATGAGGGATGGCCGATCGTGCGGGCCGCTGAACATTTCCATGTGTCGTGGCCGACCGCTAAACGTTGGGCGGTGCGGTATGCGGCGATGGGCGAGGCCGGGATGACCGATCGCTCTAGCCGACCCCATCACAGCCCTAACCGCACACCGCCGCCGGTCGTGCGCCGCATCGTGGAGCTGCGGTGGCGACATCGCCTCTCACCGCTGGCGATCGCGTCGCGGTTGTCGATGCCGGCCTCCACAGTGCACGCCGTTCTGGTGCGGTGCCGACTGAATCGCCTGTCGTACATCGATCTTCGCACTGGAGAGGTCATTCGTCGCTATGAACACGATCGCCCCGGTGCGCTCCTCCACGTCGATGTGAAGAAATTGGGCAACATCCCCGACGGCGGCGGCTGGCGATTTGTGGGACGAGCGCAAGGATGGCAGAACCGACGTTCGATGCCCGACACCAAACGCAGTCGTTACCGCAACGAATTGATGGGGCATGGCTTCGTGCACACCGTAATCGATGACCACTCGCGGGTGGCCTACGCCGAAATCCACGACGACGAAACTGCGGCCACCGCGATCGCGGTGTTGCGCCGCGCTGTGGGCTGGTTCGCCGTGCGCGGAGTGACGGTGCAACGTGTGCTCTCCGACAATGGCTCGTGCTACCGCTCCCATGCCTGGCGCCACGCCTGTGCTGAGCTGCACATCGTGCCTAAACGGACCCGCCCCTACCGGCCTCAGACCAACGGCAAAATCGAGCGCTTTCACCGCACCATGACCGCCGAATGGGCCTTCGCCCGTCACTACCCCAACGAACGCACCCGCCGCTCAGCTCTACCGGCGTGGCTACACACCTACAATCACCACCGGCAACACTCCGCGATCGGCAAGACCCCACCCATCACACGGTTGACCAACCTGCCTGAGCACTACAGCTGA
- the sigC gene encoding RNA polymerase sigma factor SigC, whose amino-acid sequence MTASSDDEAVTALALAAAEGNAQALEAFIKATQQDVWRFVTYLSDAGSADDLTQETFLRAIGAIPRFAGRSTARTWLLSIARCVVADHFRHAQSRPLTAHGADPEQLLGGDRHSRGFEDLVEVTTMIAQLTADQREALLLTQLLGLSYADAAAVCGCPVGTIRSRVARARDALLADADRDDLTG is encoded by the coding sequence ATGACCGCGTCAAGCGACGACGAGGCCGTTACCGCGCTGGCCCTGGCGGCGGCAGAGGGGAACGCTCAGGCGCTCGAGGCGTTCATCAAGGCCACTCAGCAAGACGTGTGGCGCTTTGTCACGTACCTGTCGGACGCCGGCAGCGCCGACGACCTGACTCAGGAGACGTTCCTGCGGGCGATCGGCGCCATACCGCGGTTCGCCGGCCGCTCCACCGCCCGAACCTGGTTGTTGTCCATTGCCCGCTGTGTCGTCGCCGACCACTTCCGCCACGCCCAGTCGCGGCCGCTGACCGCGCATGGCGCCGACCCCGAACAGTTGCTCGGCGGAGATCGGCACTCACGTGGGTTTGAAGACCTTGTCGAAGTGACCACCATGATCGCGCAACTCACCGCCGACCAGCGCGAAGCGTTGTTACTCACCCAGCTGCTCGGACTCTCCTACGCCGATGCGGCCGCGGTGTGCGGATGCCCGGTGGGCACCATTCGGTCCCGCGTCGCCCGCGCCCGCGACGCCTTGCTGGCCGACGCCGACCGCGACGACCTGACCGGCTAG
- a CDS encoding IS110 family transposase, with protein MSFNGTSVGLDVHALSVVAHAVDEQTGRVERARLCPDHGEILDWLHRLRGPVRVAYEAGPTGFGLARALADAQIDCVVAAPSKLIRPAGDRVKTDARDAAHLTRLLRLDEITAVTVPDVEVEAVRDLVRAREDARADLMRVRHRLSKLLLRQGRVYSGGQAWTGVHETWLRRQRFDDVHTAAAFDHHFDAVLTATAARNRLDEQIVMVAASPRWADPVNRLGCLRGISALTGLALAVEIGDWTRFTGASIGAYVGLVPTEYSSGTSRVQGSITKAGNAHVRRLLIESAWHHRAGYRTPGPTMRARWAKVDPALKDRGHAGNRRLHQQWCRFNERKKPHVVANVAVARQLAGWCWSLATLT; from the coding sequence GTGAGTTTCAACGGTACGAGTGTCGGGTTGGACGTGCACGCGCTTTCGGTGGTTGCTCATGCCGTCGATGAACAGACGGGTCGAGTCGAACGGGCGCGGTTGTGTCCTGATCACGGTGAGATCTTGGATTGGTTGCACCGGTTGCGAGGCCCGGTGCGAGTGGCCTATGAGGCCGGGCCAACGGGGTTTGGTCTGGCACGAGCTCTAGCGGATGCCCAGATCGACTGCGTGGTCGCCGCGCCATCGAAGCTGATCCGCCCGGCCGGGGATCGGGTCAAGACCGATGCTCGTGATGCTGCGCATCTGACCAGGTTGCTGCGGTTGGATGAGATCACTGCGGTTACGGTGCCCGACGTTGAGGTCGAGGCGGTGCGAGATTTGGTTCGTGCTCGCGAGGACGCCCGTGCGGATCTGATGCGTGTTCGGCACCGGTTGTCGAAGCTGTTGCTGCGCCAAGGCCGGGTCTACTCAGGTGGTCAGGCCTGGACCGGAGTGCACGAAACGTGGCTTAGGCGCCAACGATTCGACGATGTCCACACCGCGGCGGCGTTTGATCATCACTTTGACGCGGTGCTCACCGCTACCGCGGCCAGGAACCGTCTCGACGAGCAGATCGTCATGGTCGCGGCCTCACCGCGCTGGGCCGATCCGGTCAACCGGCTGGGCTGCCTACGCGGGATCTCGGCGTTGACTGGTCTGGCCTTAGCCGTAGAAATCGGGGACTGGACCCGATTCACCGGTGCCTCGATCGGCGCCTACGTCGGTCTGGTGCCCACCGAGTACTCCTCGGGGACTTCACGGGTCCAGGGTTCGATCACCAAGGCTGGCAACGCCCACGTCCGCAGACTGCTGATCGAATCGGCCTGGCACCACCGCGCCGGCTACCGCACCCCCGGTCCGACGATGCGGGCCCGATGGGCCAAGGTCGACCCAGCGCTCAAGGACCGCGGGCACGCCGGAAACCGCCGTTTACATCAGCAGTGGTGCCGGTTCAATGAGCGCAAGAAGCCCCACGTCGTGGCCAACGTCGCGGTCGCTCGTCAACTGGCCGGTTGGTGTTGGTCGCTGGCCACGCTGACATAA